The Oncorhynchus kisutch isolate 150728-3 linkage group LG20, Okis_V2, whole genome shotgun sequence genome has a segment encoding these proteins:
- the LOC109865541 gene encoding endonuclease domain-containing 1 protein, with protein MLTRMAYLHAVGLALLALAGWLSLCAADVGDFAPCLNFFYRSWPPKGLSGTPICQRYGNQYHFASLYSRPRRSPRFSAYMFSPPEGKRPPANWMFEPQLANATADGNMTPFPLGELDPNVVNSQAVQLDYTNSSYTRGHLNPSLHHRTQEDRLSTFTLTNVVPQKVGSNNGPWETLENQVNHTLGSYCLGVAYVVTGVIPYLDNKHWIKGHRVAVPEYMWSAYCCPKYNKSLLNKVNLSKVFPTYAAIGRNDPNSTEEIVPIDKSSHKCFWGYDVRRMPLDTLEMYLKERFGTVISVFYEQCSGVK; from the exons ATGTTAACCAGAATGGCATATCTTCATGCTGTGGGTTTGGCCCTTCTAGCTCTGGCAGGCTGGTTGTCCCTTTGTGCTGCTGATGTGGGGGACTTCGCCCCATGTCTGAACTTCTTCTACAGGTCGTGGCCCCCCAAGGGTCTGTCAGGGACCCCCATCTGTCAGCGCTATGGGAACCAGTACCACTTCGCCTCGCTGTACAGCCGCCCACGACGCTCGCCAAGGTTCTCTGCCTACATGTTCAGCCCGCCAGAAGGGAAAAGGCCCCCAGCAAACTGGATGTTTGAGCCACAG TTAGCCAACGCCACAGCGGATGGCAACATGACCCCCTTCCCACTAGGTGAGCTGGACCCGAATGTGGTGAACAGCCAGGCCGTCCAGCTGGACTATACCAACTCCTCCTACACTCGGGGGCACCTCAACCCCAGCCTTCACCACCGGACCCAGGAGGACCGCTTGTCCACCTTCACCCTGACCAACGTGGTCCCTCAGAAGGTTGGCTCCAACAACGGGCCCTGGGAGACACTGGAGAACCAGGTCAACCACACTCTCGGCTCCTACTGCCTCGGTGTGGCCTACGTTGTGACGGGGGTTATTCCCTACCTGGACAACAAGCACTGGATCAAGGGTCATCGAGTGGCAGTGCCGGAGTACATGTGGTCAGCCTACTGTTGCCCTAAGTACAACAAGAGTCTACTTAACAAGGTTAATCTTAGCAAGGTTTTCCCCACGTATGCTGCTATTGGACGCAATGACCCAAACAGCACAGAAGAGATTGTGCCCATTGACAAAAGCAGTCACAAATGTTTCTGGGGTTACGATGTAAGGCGTATGCCTCTGGATACGTTGGAGATGTACCTGAAGGAGCGATTTGGGACCGTCATCAGTGTGTTTTATGAACAATGCTCTGGGGTAAAATGA